A region of the Lachancea thermotolerans CBS 6340 chromosome E complete sequence genome:
CTGTAACCGGGAAGCTCGAACAAGCTCTTTCCTTCCAGCATGCTTTGACCGGGAGGAGCATTTGGATCAAGGTTCCTCTCactgatgttttcaaatgCCGGCATCTGGGTGCTTATAAGCGCGTAGCTCTCCGAGTCGACAGGAGGATCTTCAAACTTAAAGCAAAAGTTTTGGAGGGGATGTCCCGCCGCTAACGATCGTCTCGATTGTAGGGGAACTGAGGCCAGTGTTAGGCCCATATTGAATTCTTGTGCAATGCCcttgaaaataaaaactAGGCGGCAAGCACGCTTCCAAAATCGACTTCCCGTctcatcgtcttcatcaaagcAGATGCCGTCAACGGGCATATCCCCAAACATATGATCTTGAACGCTGTTGTATGTAGCACCTTCGTCCACAACGTCAGATTTGTCAGAAATAACATCGAACCAGAGAGCGCCCCAACACTTCCAAACCTCCGGCAAGTCTTCGTTCTGACTAAAGTGATCAACCAGTGTGCGGACATCCACGCTATCAAACTGTTCGCACAGGTTGTCAATGGACGACGTTTTCCATGCATTGTCGAGAGCAAACGCTATAATcatgttcaaaaaattgacaATACTGTTCCATGGAAAAACCTGTCTACACAGTGCGATCCAAAAATCCTTGAGTTCTGGGCTAGGCAATTCGTCTATCCTTATCGCTAACGAAAGCAGAAAGTATGCCCATGGAAGCAAATGTGCAGCCGCTGAAACTAAGGGCCCGTGtaaaaacttttgaagcacaacaGCACTGCATTTGATGGAGGTCGTATTGATGTGACTCAATGATTGCTGCCAGATAGCGAGATCTGTGGGAAATTCATAAACAAACCTGGGCGAGTCAACGCTTTCCAGGTACTCAATAGGCGAAGTTGGAGAGGGAGCTTCCATTGAGGTGAACGAATTTGAGCTCTTAGACTTCCGTCTCTCTTTCCTTTCCTTACGTTCCTTGAGGAATTTAGGTAGTTCGAATAGCAAGGCGAATGGGTTTTTGGGGTTGCCAAAACCCACCATCTGCAAAATATGGGATTCTGCAAATGCTGGCGCGTGTCTGAAAAAATATTTTGTCCTTTCTCCATCTTGTAGAAATATAGCCTGATGGCTAAAGTAGTCTGTGTTGTTGGAAGAAATCCCAAATTTATTCTGGAAAAACGAGAGAACAACTTTTTGTAACTCTGGGCTTTCGAGAAAGCTAGAAAGCAGCATAACCTCACTGTGTTTCAGGTACTCAACCATCAGagaatttctttggttgCCGCCATTCCTTTCAGCAAATGCTCGTTGATAAATATTATCAATAACCAGCTGCATATATTGTTGCGATGGGATGAAGGTATCGCGGCAGAAGACACTTTTGCCCAGGTTCACAAAAGCTTCGAGTGTATTTTGTTGTACTGTGGACATGTGGTAGTATAGTTTTCCGTGTCCAAAAATATGCGAAAGAGCTTGCGTGTACCAGTGCTCGGCGCTTAGTTTCCAGTCAATAAAGCCTGACGGATAAAGTGCGATTGCCATACGAGACAGGTCTCCCAATCTTTCTAACCAAGGCGTCGCAAACTTCTGCGGCATATCCCCTAGCATGTTTGAAATAGATATGAAGACGTGTGTAATAAACTGGCAACAAACCTCGGGATCCatgaaatttgaaaagttctTAAGCACATCTAAGAAAGTGATAGTCCCATGAACCCAGAGCCTTCTCTCTATTCTGTAAATGTTGACAATTTCCTGGCCTATTAAAAGGTCTTGCTCGGGTTGAGATGGTAGTAAAGCCGTAGTGATGAAGGCAACATAGTTGTTGATAAGCTCGGTGTTGACCTTGTAAATTATCCAAAGGTTTTTGAGGTCCGTAGTCTGGGAGTGGGTGAGCTGTGAGCACCGCTCCTGaagttcaacttcttgTTTAACAATGTTGCGGTAGATGTCTTGTAGTTTTTGCACGAGTGCCTGACTCGTCTGACTGGATGTTTGGCCCGCAGCAGGAGTGTTTTCATTGGGATTGTTGTTGTTATTATCGTGATCATTGCCTCTATCGTTACGCCCGGTAAGCCCACCGGAATTCACGGGAGCTCGCGCTTCACCGCTTTCGGTCTGCGCAGCATTATTAGGAACACTGTGCTCGGAATAAGCGGGCGCGTTTCCTGCGGGGGCCCCCGGTACAGCAGATGCTGTTTGTATGCAATTAGAAAATGTTTGATGCtgatttttggaagcaaGATCACAGCCCCGCATCTTGCAGTTATGATCCGCGCTTGAATCCATGCGGGGGTCTATGCATATGTCCGAAAGTCTGACGCTGCTGTTCTCGTTCTCGACTGCGGCGGCCTCTAAATTGGACGACGAAGTTGTCGGCATATAAGACGGCGATTGTGCATCCTTGCGCCGCACAGGTGACCCCCCGCTGTCTAAGAACAGTGCGGCCGCCGCAGCAGCCGCGCCCGATATACCAGACCCGAGTCGCCGCTTGTTCACCCCGGAACCCATGTAGTCGCAAGAGCGTGAATGCTGTCGCTTCTGCTGCGCAGGGGAAGCCTCTACATTCACACCCGAAATCCCTGTCGGTATATCTCTCATGAACTCCATTAGACGCTCAGACAAAGCCCTGAACCGTCAAATTGAGCGCTACAAATTTTTGCTTCTCTCCCTGGCGCCTTCGGATTCGCGTCCAGCAATTTCGAAGTCTTTCTTTATTTGCCCGGAGCTTGACTCTTAAGGCTGCTTGATGTCGATCACCCCCAGCCAGTGTTTGGTTTCAACAAATTTTGCCACTTGTATAAAACTCAACTAATAAAATACATATCACGTGAATTAGGCTGAACTCCAAAGCATGTGACTCTGAATCACGTGATTAAACTGAGAAGCTAGTCTTCGCTGCTAATGAAAGGTGTATTGCGAAAGGAACAAACCTCCAGGCTTACTGGAAACTGTTTATGAGATTCATTCAGTGACTGAATTCGTCTATTGTTTCGATGAttgttttgatgctttcaATTACGCTGCTGACGCCAACTCGCAGTACACGGTCGTCAACACCCTCAAATGAGACGCAAAGGTTGTGCGCTTTGGAGCTATACTCAACGTGGAAGTCTTGTGGCTTCAGGATTGGGTCCGGTTTCAGGACTTTGACTGCAGTTTCTGCCTGCTTGGCAGTTTTAAAAGGTACTTCGAGGTATCTGAGGCTCTCGTGTTAGTATTTAGTTGAGCGAGGGGCTAAAATATCACTGAAAAGACACATACAGTGTATACGCAAGATCTGATTGCCGCGTGCCCTTCATGCCAAGCAGTTATGTAAGCGGGGCGTGTTTTCTTGTGCTTCTCGATGGAACGTAGGATTCGTTTTTCCTAATTTATCTTCAATGGATGAACGTATGTAATGTCATCTTGAATATTAACTATAGCTATACATGCAGCAATGAAACAGGTGGTCGAGGTTCCGCTTGTTAGCACCGCAAAAACGCAGTTTTGGGCTTGCGTGGAAACTGACGACAACAAGTATACGTCTTTTTCTCTCGTGAGCCGTCCCAACGAGTACGGGGATGCTTCTTTAGATCCGCAACTAACGCGGGGTCAGAAGGACATCTTGATAGTCGACTCGATAAAATCAGGCACTGGAAGAGACTCGCGGAACAACTTTGGGAAGAATGTTTTGGAGCCGCTTTTTACCCTTCTGGGTATCCCGCATAAAGTGGTCAGGACTCAAGACAGCGACGCCGCTGGACAATTAGGTCACACTTTTCAGCCATCCACTGAAAACACAATTTTAATATTTCTGTCAGGCGACACCACTATCTCAGAGTTTCTCAATGGCCTCAATCGAAgggtttttgaaggattaAGGCACACTCTGAGTCTCGTGCCCCTTCCACTTGGAACTGGAAATGCATGGGCGAACTCATTGGGGCTTCGCTGTCCCGCAGCCTCGCTTTCATGTTTCCTCCAAGGCCAGTTGACACCCCGAAAGTTCCCGCTTTACAAAGCGACATTCCCAAACGGTTTTGAAATGATCTTTTTCATAATCCTATCAATCGGCTTCCACGCAAACCTGCTTCACCTATGTAAACAACAGCGTTTCCAGTCCCTCGGGGTCGAGAGGTTTAAAATTGCTAGCCTGGAAATTCTCCAGAAATACCCTTTGGAATATCGGCTGCAAGTCTCGGGCTTGCCTACACGCGATTACTCATACTTTGCTCTAATTAATACACCCAACTTGGAAGCAAGCTACAAGCCCTCCCCGCAATCGAACTCACTACATTTCCAGCTGCACGTTCTTGGGTACTCTTCTAAATTGCAGCAAGCCTCTTTGGTTAGCAAAATCATGAAAGGTTATTCAAATCGAGCGGGAGATGATATTAGCGGGGATGGAGTAATATATGAGCCTTACAATCATGCTTTAGAGGTTGTATTTGACCAAGTACCAGAAAATGTCTCTAACACTTACTTTGAGATATGCTGCGACGGACATTTATTGAATATGTTGTCTCTACAGCCACAGGACCAGAAGTTTGACGGCCGTATCCGCATTCAATTTCTCAAGAATTTTTCGTCTTTTGAGTTAAATGTTATGGTACCTTAATATGGGCTACACGATTTCCAAATCGCTATCGCTGCTCTCAGAAGATGgtgtcttcttttgtttttgatttgcCAGTTTTTCAGTGTCAAAATGCTCTCTCCAGACTTGCTCTCTTCTCAGAAgccgctttttttgttcagcTTTAGAGGGAGCCAGACTGACGTTAGATTTCTTAAAGCTCATAATTTCCTTCACTTGAGATGATTTGGAGTTCAGTCCACTGTTCACGTTTTTTCCAAACTTCAGCACCTCACGCATCTTTCCTCGAAAAGGGTCAAATCCTATATCTCTCAATAGTCCGCTGTTCAGTACTTGCTCGGTCGCGTCTTTCAtctgcttctgctcttctttgcttttgttgttgaagctttgataCCCAGTTTTCCCGATTGCACTATTCAGCTGGTTTTGGAGagttctctctttctcactgtccttgagcttcctccttttgttttcaagattgTTGAGCATATCAGGGTTCTGGTAACTATCATCGAAAAACGCCTTAGCGTAATTGGGgttgctgaagaagagcgtGTTCTGACTCTCACcatcttgagcttgtgggGCGTGTTTGTCTGGAAGCAGCTGAAGCTTCCTTTTCACGCCAGAGGTCCCATAAAGCGCTTGCTTTTTACCATTTTTCACTGGTGATCTTAAAGATGTGCTTCCGTTAAGTTCAACACGCTGAGCGTTCACATGTCGAAACCTAACATCCTGGTGATATTCACACCTATCAGTAGCAGCTCGATTGATTGGTGCCCCGCAGGCTTTCCTTGTAGCCTTGTTGGGAATCCGGCAAAACCCAAGATCTTTGCTGGTTCCGATTTCAAGCACACAGTCGAAATTGTGTCTAATAGACAAATTGAAAGACTTTACCACTGGTCCTGAAAACTCATCGTTATTAACTTGTGACGGCCTCCATGGAAGAATGTCCGGGTTTAATATAGCAATAATGTCTCCAACTCTTAGATTGTAGTACTTCTCGacgtttttgttgttgaagatgtAAATATCCAAGTTGTGCGTGAAGTCTGTTAGTGTCATCTTGAAATACTTCGAAggtttcgaagaagatgttAGTTTAACTTCGGACTTGAAGCTAATAATGCCGATTGCAACCCAGTTAGCATAATCAGGCTCTGTGAATTTTGGTGGTCGAACTTtgctgaaaagtttgggaAGTCGCAGGACTTTAATCTCACGCATAATTTCGTCCAGTTCAGATGTAGACATATAGCGCCTGGATATGTTGAAGCCAGAGTATAATTCTTTTTCGTCTACGTTAACAGGTTGACTACCCTTCAAGCTATCGATACCTTTAAATGTGTGAACTCGACAGCTAAGCAGACTGCTTCGGTGTTGGATTTTCTGCTCCTCGACTTTGCGTGCATTGACAAAGTTCTCCACGAAGTACGATGTAGTATTGCTGGGACCATTCTTCCAGGGGACTTCGATAGAATCATTGTTGCTGTTAGCGGCTAATGTTATTCCCTTGGAActcttttgactttgagGAGAAGCTTTAGATTTCCTTTCTTCCTTGGGGGAAGCAGGGACTTCTACACGTTCTAAGGATTGACGCTGCGCCTTTTTTCGCGAAGCCTTCTGTTCCAGACGATCACGGAGATCTCTTTGTTGCCTCTCTAATTCGTCTAACTGCTGTTTAACTAattggaaaaaaaaaatgttAGTTGAGATTGTCCGAGGCGAACACTTTAGTTCTAAATCAACATGCTTTTAGTgtcctcgtcctcatcTGATGTAACGATATCGTGAACGTCAAGCTGCAGAACTTCCCTAGGGTCAGTTTCTTGCCCCATATCCGTAGCCTCGCCTACAAAGAGCACAGTTTATATATTAATATTActcaaaaaatcaaatATTAAAATAATCTTCATAATACAAATTATACATGAATGAGATGGAAGCCTCTGGTCTATTACCTGGGTTGTAAAAAATTGAGGTATGAGCGGCTATTAAAAATAATTTAGAATCTGCTCACGCCTCTTCTAATCTTGATCAGGTTTTGTCCTTTTGGAAGGACTTTCATTTCCCACTTCAATAGCCCTTTTCGTTGGTGTGAGCCCATCCTGAGTAGCATTCCCTTCTGTTAGCTGTGTTTTTGTAGCTTGTTGCTGCCCGTTGGGTGCTTCCTCAGGTTGTGATTGTTGCGGTTCGGGGGTCAGACTTGGAAGcgaaattttttttatagGCAATGATTCTTTATTAGGATCATTACGAGACAAAGCGTCCTCTAGTGGGGAGGCCTCCAAAATCCGAACAGGCTTTTCTGTGGGACTGTTTTTACTAGTAGGTGCGCTGGGCACTGCTTCAGTACCGCTGGCTTTAACCtgtgcttcaagttttgctattttcttctccaagaacaTTGACTTCATGCTCGCTTGTTGTTTGCCTTCATCAAATGCCTTTTTTCTAACCTGCGCCATTTCCTCGTCCATTTCCCTTGTCAGGTCTGCCTTCAGCTTTTCCATCTCTTGCTTGTGCCTCTTCATCACCTCAGTAAAGCTCGCAGGCTGAGGTTTCTCGTTTGCTAATTCAGAGGCACGTTTTTGTAGTTTAGCTTCGAACTCCTGCTCCAGTTCGCTCTTCCGTGTTTCGACTATTTTGTTTATCTTTTCTTCCGTTGGAAGACGAATCCGTTTTCTTAAGATTTCATTTGACTCTTCTATCCTTTTTATCGTTTTCTGCTCATAGTCTTCTTCCCACTGTTTTTTTAAAGTCTCGATGTCAACAGGAGTGTGTTTtccattttcttcaagttctttttcATAAGTGGCTTTTTCCTTAAGCCGGAGTTCTTCATAGTGGCTCCTTATCTCAGCCTCCTTCTCCGCGATCAACGTGTTGCTGTGTTCTTCTAGATctctcttcatcttctcAAGCTCAGAACTATCGGTAAAAGCCCCCTGTTTGACTTCCTCGAGAGATTCAACTTCCCTCCGAGCTTCATCCAAACGCCTTTCTAGCTCTTCTGCGTGGCTTTtaaccttttcaagctcagaTTGCAGggctttttcaatttgaGCCCGATCGCTTTCAATGTCTTGAGCCTTTTTCTCTGCTTgtgaaagcttttggagaGCGCTTTCCAGTTCTGGTTGAGTAGTTGAGTCAGCTTTAGCTTCGCTCTCAACTCTTTGAAGACTTTCTTGTAGCGCTTTGTTAAcatcttgttcttttcttaaTTGAAGCTCCATGTTACTCTGTGCCTCGCGCGCCTGAGCCAACTCGACAGACAGATTGTTTTGGACAGCCTTCGCAGCGTCCAGCCTTTCTCTTGCCTGCTTCTTTAACCTCTGGAAGCGGTCTTCCAGTTCGGAGTTCTGGTCTGCTTTTGCAGCCAGCTCCGCTTTGGCCTGTGACAACTCTTCTCCCAGCTTCTTATGCTCCTCCGGATCAATCCTCTCAAACTTACTTAAAATGTCTTGTGATCTCTGTTTCCACCGGTTTGTTTCCTCACTGATTAATGATATTTGACTATCCTTAGCCCTCACAGACCTTTTCAGCGAAGCCAATTCGCTCTCAAGAGGTTGGAGAGATTGCTGTAAATTATCAATTTGgccttcaagttcttggcAGCGTTGTGTTTTCTTCTGCACTTCAGAACGTAGAGTTATGTTGCTCTCTCTAAGGAGGTTGAGCTGGTTCAGCTGCTCCAGTAGTTTGTTGTGCTCGTCTGCCATTATCGAATTTTGACTTGAAAGCGCTTGCAGGCTACTCAATTCTTCCTTAGCAAAAGACAGCTCTTGCTCAATCGCCTCAAGTTTCCGAAGTGAAACAGTCTCACTCCTCTTGCTAACCTCCAGCTTTGTTTGCAAAATGTCGCGCTCGCGTCTCAAACTAGTAATTAGTTCACGCACTTTTTCTTGGGGTTCACTTTGGCCTAATTCGGAGTTGGGATCTTTAGCTTCAAGGTCTAACTGGTCTAAAAGCAATCCGTTTTGAACAGTGAGATCCTCTATCCTTTGGTTCAAGGAACGCAGTTGAGCCTCATATTCTTCCTTTTGGTTTAGCCACTTTCCGTCGCTTTCATCCAAGGTTTTCTCTAACTGCTCTATTGAAGACTGGAGCACAGATGCTTGATTCTTGTATTTCTGGCTCTCTTCTCTCAGCTGGCttattgtttttgaaacatcAGCGTGTCTCTGGAGCTCCTGCTCGTAGTTTTCTTGTGCTTTATTGGCAAAGGCGGCCTGCTGGTTTAGGTCTTGTGTTAATTTTCCTAGCTGTTGTTCATAGTGCTCCTTCATAGAGTTCATAGTCTCTTGGGTTGATTGCAGGCTTACTAGCTGGTTCTCTAGCTCGTTTTTCTCAGAGTCAaattgcttcttttgatgACCTAACTCGTTATTCAGGTTTGAGATTTGGTGCTTTaaggcttcaacttggccaACAAGTTCgtcttccttctttttcatattGCCGAAGTCCTTGGAATGCTCGTTCTTGAAGCGCTCGAAAGCATTGGTAATTGCTGAAAGCGCTTCCTCAGCAGACTTGTACCTACTTCTATGCTCCTCAATCTGTGAATAAGCATCTTGTAGCTTGATCTTTGACTTTTCTAGCTCCATTCTTAGGGCTTCAGTTTGGGCCAAAACATCGTCTGTTTGGTTCAAAACGTCGTATGATTGAGCTTTCgtctcaacttcttttAGCCTGCCCTCGagtagctttttttggctttcAAGGTCTCTAGTGGTCTGAGCTTGTGACTCAAGTTGGGATGTCACGACCTTCAGGGTCTCGTTCAAGGAGTCAATTTTCTCCTGGTACCACTGGCTTCGAGAATCATTCGTTTGTATAAAAtcgttgaactcttcatcttttctGGATAGCTGTGTTCTCAGTTGGGAAGCTTCTACCTCTAAAGCATcaactttttctttgtagCTTTTCTCGGTTTCTGCGAGCAGTTTGTCTCTCTCCCCCTGCAATGTCTGCAGTTGTGTTACTAAAATTGTCAAGTTGTTGCGCT
Encoded here:
- a CDS encoding PIN domain-containing protein (similar to uniprot|P36168 Saccharomyces cerevisiae YKR096W Hypothetical ORF) — translated: MEFMRDIPTGISGVNVEASPAQQKRQHSRSCDYMGSGVNKRRLGSGISGAAAAAAALFLDSGGSPVRRKDAQSPSYMPTTSSSNLEAAAVENENSSVRLSDICIDPRMDSSADHNCKMRGCDLASKNQHQTFSNCIQTASAVPGAPAGNAPAYSEHSVPNNAAQTESGEARAPVNSGGLTGRNDRGNDHDNNNNNPNENTPAAGQTSSQTSQALVQKLQDIYRNIVKQEVELQERCSQLTHSQTTDLKNLWIIYKVNTELINNYVAFITTALLPSQPEQDLLIGQEIVNIYRIERRLWVHGTITFLDVLKNFSNFMDPEVCCQFITHVFISISNMLGDMPQKFATPWLERLGDLSRMAIALYPSGFIDWKLSAEHWYTQALSHIFGHGKLYYHMSTVQQNTLEAFVNLGKSVFCRDTFIPSQQYMQLVIDNIYQRAFAERNGGNQRNSLMVEYLKHSEVMLLSSFLESPELQKVVLSFFQNKFGISSNNTDYFSHQAIFLQDGERTKYFFRHAPAFAESHILQMVGFGNPKNPFALLFELPKFLKERKERKERRKSKSSNSFTSMEAPSPTSPIEYLESVDSPRFVYEFPTDLAIWQQSLSHINTTSIKCSAVVLQKFLHGPLVSAAAHLLPWAYFLLSLAIRIDELPSPELKDFWIALCRQVFPWNSIVNFLNMIIAFALDNAWKTSSIDNLCEQFDSVDVRTLVDHFSQNEDLPEVWKCWGALWFDVISDKSDVVDEGATYNSVQDHMFGDMPVDGICFDEDDETGSRFWKRACRLVFIFKGIAQEFNMGLTLASVPLQSRRSLAAGHPLQNFCFKFEDPPVDSESYALISTQMPAFENISERNLDPNAPPGQSMLEGKSLFELPGYRQLHADHTCFNKTGTLITCSLYTSGSLEKGPIHGGDDFNTERYSRSDELNKADNPQIKELDKMERMWLDTCMNPEFIEQTYDMKFPFGDLSCNCDSGVSYFVPDATSWLRHFAHVYKLATNGVLRFAICLTTFQELRFLRKSKDESVVEAATRAVITVRQLYSEKRLLPLRFTGNVATHLEEHLEFEEQITWRSHVDEFVIEAVYKAQNKFEALNAQAKEGGHDFIPTTEEEPFHFIALVSDDTNMRLKAHAQRIRTFSSRFMFAVCNQIGLAHHACTN
- the PCC1 gene encoding chromatin DNA-binding EKC/KEOPS complex subunit PCC1 (similar to uniprot|Q3E833 Saccharomyces cerevisiae YKR095W-A PCC1 Protein), with the protein product MKGTRQSDLAYTLYLEVPFKTAKQAETAVKVLKPDPILKPQDFHVEYSSKAHNLCVSFEGVDDRVLRVGVSSVIESIKTIIETIDEFSH
- the MCM10 gene encoding Mcm10p (similar to uniprot|P32354 Saccharomyces cerevisiae YIL150C MCM10 Essential chromatin-associated protein involved in the initiation of DNA replication), giving the protein MGQETDPREVLQLDVHDIVTSDEDEDTKIKQQLDELERQQRDLRDRLEQKASRKKAQRQSLERVEVPASPKEERKSKASPQSQKSSKGITLAANSNNDSIEVPWKNGPSNTTSYFVENFVNARKVEEQKIQHRSSLLSCRVHTFKGIDSLKGSQPVNVDEKELYSGFNISRRYMSTSELDEIMREIKVLRLPKLFSKVRPPKFTEPDYANWVAIGIISFKSEVKLTSSSKPSKYFKMTLTDFTHNLDIYIFNNKNVEKYYNLRVGDIIAILNPDILPWRPSQVNNDEFSGPVVKSFNLSIRHNFDCVLEIGTSKDLGFCRIPNKATRKACGAPINRAATDRCEYHQDVRFRHVNAQRVELNGSTSLRSPVKNGKKQALYGTSGVKRKLQLLPDKHAPQAQDGESQNTLFFSNPNYAKAFFDDSYQNPDMLNNLENKRRKLKDSEKERTLQNQLNSAIGKTGYQSFNNKSKEEQKQMKDATEQVLNSGLLRDIGFDPFRGKMREVLKFGKNVNSGLNSKSSQVKEIMSFKKSNVSLAPSKAEQKKRLLRREQVWREHFDTEKLANQKQKKTPSSESSDSDLEIV
- the MLP2 gene encoding Mlp2p (similar to uniprot|Q02455 Saccharomyces cerevisiae YKR095W MLP1 Myosin-like protein associated with the nuclear envelope, connects the nuclear pore complex with the nuclear interior; involved in the Tel1p pathway that controls telomere length; involved in the retention of unspliced mRNAs in the nucleus); amino-acid sequence: MANTDELPRLESAEAAETAASFLGIESNELLAVDGGVVVNIAAKAREFQQLQAENLRTSVTVDELRSSSERKLGACKDQVHLLLQELESLRGESAQFEKMKLELTSEKQRALNDSETLRVRKEALEQQKQALESSKNDVARLLNEKISELSSFKQEADDLMQENRRLRQQTLDLESESRVSKSEDLQRKAELHRLSQELSLCRSNSEWLESQLGQKNAEFNAYRHTTQSQLAALTQKLETLEQELQASTRTNKSLREHNARITNDLETQLRNVKKLTDNLNSEKQEFTREMSLKERLVDLLEGQVQSLKSDLELRSTAGEGDDGSFSNPLNALSEELAQKTQQLEESEFKVQKLEQTVQDLVSTDKESRLKSSAHEYPASVTDLYGDISLLKRQVIHEKRQKEHLQNQVEAFVVELESKVPMLSSFKDRNDMLEEQLAETAYMLESISKDKESVALDLRRTKAQIHDFEIQISELTRQRSDLARQVQYLLIQASVRSDSKGPLTTEEIAFVRRILEQGDLSLERDTQKVISERLVEFRDIVELQSKNSDLLRTIRNLADKLESEEEQSKMRSKTVENDAIREAKEAIITLQEHAQELESRIEVLTKERDAYKAIQPSTNNGNKITEHALANSKGKMSARVDDLERSLVTEREEAEKNMKMLNSEIQELLRQKTKLAIEIEKERTSKCLAEERLKVSQGSLKLTKQENEELNKRYHIIQDNLLKQDTKTQETLSCLIECQSKLATLESELKSSVAKIESLSSCQKKNTESIEQLTAERNNLTILVTQLQTLQGERDKLLAETEKSYKEKVDALEVEASQLRTQLSRKDEEFNDFIQTNDSRSQWYQEKIDSLNETLKVVTSQLESQAQTTRDLESQKKLLEGRLKEVETKAQSYDVLNQTDDVLAQTEALRMELEKSKIKLQDAYSQIEEHRSRYKSAEEALSAITNAFERFKNEHSKDFGNMKKKEDELVGQVEALKHQISNLNNELGHQKKQFDSEKNELENQLVSLQSTQETMNSMKEHYEQQLGKLTQDLNQQAAFANKAQENYEQELQRHADVSKTISQLREESQKYKNQASVLQSSIEQLEKTLDESDGKWLNQKEEYEAQLRSLNQRIEDLTVQNGLLLDQLDLEAKDPNSELGQSEPQEKVRELITSLRRERDILQTKLEVSKRSETVSLRKLEAIEQELSFAKEELSSLQALSSQNSIMADEHNKLLEQLNQLNLLRESNITLRSEVQKKTQRCQELEGQIDNLQQSLQPLESELASLKRSVRAKDSQISLISEETNRWKQRSQDILSKFERIDPEEHKKLGEELSQAKAELAAKADQNSELEDRFQRLKKQARERLDAAKAVQNNLSVELAQAREAQSNMELQLRKEQDVNKALQESLQRVESEAKADSTTQPELESALQKLSQAEKKAQDIESDRAQIEKALQSELEKVKSHAEELERRLDEARREVESLEEVKQGAFTDSSELEKMKRDLEEHSNTLIAEKEAEIRSHYEELRLKEKATYEKELEENGKHTPVDIETLKKQWEEDYEQKTIKRIEESNEILRKRIRLPTEEKINKIVETRKSELEQEFEAKLQKRASELANEKPQPASFTEVMKRHKQEMEKLKADLTREMDEEMAQVRKKAFDEGKQQASMKSMFLEKKIAKLEAQVKASGTEAVPSAPTSKNSPTEKPVRILEASPLEDALSRNDPNKESLPIKKISLPSLTPEPQQSQPEEAPNGQQQATKTQLTEGNATQDGLTPTKRAIEVGNESPSKRTKPDQD
- a CDS encoding KLTH0E01012p (conserved hypothetical protein); this translates as MKQVVEVPLVSTAKTQFWACVETDDNKYTSFSLVSRPNEYGDASLDPQLTRGQKDILIVDSIKSGTGRDSRNNFGKNVLEPLFTLLGIPHKVVRTQDSDAAGQLGHTFQPSTENTILIFLSGDTTISEFLNGLNRRVFEGLRHTLSLVPLPLGTGNAWANSLGLRCPAASLSCFLQGQLTPRKFPLYKATFPNGFEMIFFIILSIGFHANLLHLCKQQRFQSLGVERFKIASLEILQKYPLEYRLQVSGLPTRDYSYFALINTPNLEASYKPSPQSNSLHFQLHVLGYSSKLQQASLVSKIMKGYSNRAGDDISGDGVIYEPYNHALEVVFDQVPENVSNTYFEICCDGHLLNMLSLQPQDQKFDGRIRIQFLKNFSSFELNVMVP